In the genome of Nocardia sp. NBC_00416, one region contains:
- a CDS encoding pyridoxamine 5'-phosphate oxidase family protein: protein MAAGISPAESTAADHPELEALPEWPQETIAVLVTTDPAPHAIPVSWPVRAGDRRILLSLKFDRGSLARLRERPQVALLILGGGNVALCARGSAKVIAEEMPGAADYVAVRLDVDVIDDHRQSAFAVAQGIQRTILDDSELHALEHRVSILKSWAENEEKN from the coding sequence ATGGCAGCCGGAATCAGTCCCGCGGAAAGCACCGCGGCCGACCATCCCGAACTGGAAGCGCTGCCGGAATGGCCGCAGGAGACGATCGCGGTCCTGGTCACCACCGATCCGGCGCCACACGCCATCCCGGTCTCCTGGCCGGTCCGCGCCGGTGATCGGCGAATCCTGCTGAGCCTCAAATTCGATCGCGGATCGCTGGCCCGACTCCGGGAGCGGCCGCAGGTCGCGCTGCTGATCCTCGGCGGCGGGAACGTGGCCCTGTGCGCCCGGGGTTCGGCGAAGGTCATCGCCGAGGAGATGCCCGGCGCCGCCGACTATGTGGCGGTCCGCCTGGACGTGGACGTTATCGACGACCATCGGCAGTCGGCCTTCGCGGTCGCCCAGGGTATCCAGCGCACCATCCTCGACGACAGCGAACTGCACGCCCTCGAACATCGGGTCTCGATATTGAAGTCCTGGGCGGAGAACGAAGAGAAGAACTGA
- a CDS encoding ribose-phosphate diphosphokinase, whose protein sequence is MTASWIDNQKNLMLFAGRSHPELAEQVAKELDVHVTPQIAREFANGEIFVRFEESVRGSDAFVLQSFPAPLNQWLMEQLIMIDALKRGSAKRITAILPFYPYARQDKKHRGREPISARLVADLLKTAGADRIVTVDLHTDQIQGFFDGPVDHMHAQLQLAEYVRTNYSLDNITVVSPDSGRVRVAEKWADSLDGAPLAFIHKTRDPLVPNQVKSNRVVGAVEGRTCILIDDMIDTGGTIAGAVNVLREAGAGDVVIAATHGVLSAPAAERLASCGAKEVVVTNTLPITEDKKFPQLTVLSIAPLLARTIREVFENGSVTGLFNGNA, encoded by the coding sequence GTGACCGCGTCATGGATCGACAACCAGAAGAACCTGATGCTCTTCGCCGGACGGTCGCACCCCGAACTAGCCGAGCAGGTGGCCAAGGAACTCGACGTTCACGTCACCCCGCAGATCGCGCGTGAGTTCGCGAACGGGGAGATCTTCGTCCGCTTCGAGGAGTCGGTCCGCGGTTCCGACGCCTTCGTACTGCAGAGTTTCCCGGCTCCGCTGAACCAGTGGCTGATGGAACAGCTCATCATGATCGACGCGCTCAAGCGCGGTTCGGCCAAGCGGATCACCGCCATCCTGCCGTTCTACCCGTACGCCCGCCAGGACAAGAAGCACCGCGGCCGCGAGCCGATCTCGGCTCGTCTGGTGGCGGATCTGCTCAAGACCGCGGGTGCCGACCGGATCGTCACGGTCGATCTGCACACCGACCAGATCCAGGGTTTCTTCGACGGCCCCGTCGACCATATGCACGCGCAGCTGCAGCTCGCCGAGTACGTCCGCACCAACTACAGCCTCGACAACATCACCGTGGTCTCCCCCGACTCCGGCCGGGTCCGGGTCGCGGAGAAGTGGGCGGATTCGCTGGACGGCGCACCGCTGGCGTTCATCCACAAGACTCGCGACCCGTTGGTCCCCAACCAGGTGAAGTCGAACCGGGTGGTCGGCGCCGTCGAGGGCCGCACCTGCATCCTCATCGATGACATGATCGACACCGGTGGCACCATCGCCGGCGCGGTGAATGTACTTCGTGAAGCCGGTGCCGGCGATGTGGTCATCGCGGCGACCCACGGTGTGCTGAGCGCCCCCGCCGCCGAGCGTCTCGCGTCCTGCGGCGCCAAGGAGGTCGTGGTGACCAATACCCTGCCGATCACCGAGGACAAGAAATTCCCGCAGCTCACCGTGCTGTCCATCGCGCCGCTGCTGGCCCGCACCATCCGTGAGGTGTTCGAGAACGGTTCGGTGACCGGACTGTTCAACGGCAACGCCTGA
- the glmU gene encoding bifunctional UDP-N-acetylglucosamine diphosphorylase/glucosamine-1-phosphate N-acetyltransferase GlmU, with protein sequence MQEQTAVIVLAAGAGTRMRSKTPKVLHPLAGRSMLAHALYAAHSIDPHHLVTVVGHDREQVGAAAAAVANELAREIVPVVQERQLGTGHAVQVGLSGLPADFTGDVIVTSGDVPLLDGHTLSALLDEHRSYPERPAVTVLTFVPGDPNGYGRIVRAADGEVAEIVEHADATPEQAAIREVNSGVYAFDAAVLRTMLGRLSTANAQHELYLTDVLKLAREAGYPVKGARLVDSAKVTGVNDRVQLAAAAHTLNRYILERHMRAGVTIVDPATTWIDTDVRIGRDTVVRPGVQLLGTTVIGEDAEIGPDSTLTNTSVGDGARVIRTHGEGATVDARATVGPFSYLRPGTALGESGKIGAFVETKNVEIGRHTKVPHLTYIGDATIGDHSNIGASSVFVNYDGVRKHRTVVGSHVRTGSDTMFIAPVTVGDGAYTGAGTVLREDVPPGALAVSGGTQRNIENWVQRKRPGTAAADAAAKALAADETPGRATKLKDGNQQ encoded by the coding sequence ATGCAGGAGCAGACCGCCGTCATCGTGCTAGCCGCAGGTGCCGGTACGAGAATGCGGTCGAAGACCCCCAAGGTGCTGCATCCCCTCGCGGGTCGCAGCATGCTGGCGCACGCGTTGTACGCGGCCCACTCCATCGACCCGCACCATCTGGTGACGGTGGTGGGCCACGACCGCGAGCAGGTCGGCGCCGCCGCGGCCGCGGTGGCGAACGAGTTGGCCCGCGAGATCGTACCGGTGGTTCAGGAGCGGCAACTCGGCACCGGGCATGCCGTTCAGGTCGGGCTCTCCGGGCTGCCCGCCGATTTCACCGGTGATGTCATCGTCACGTCCGGAGACGTCCCGCTGCTCGACGGCCACACCTTGTCCGCGCTGCTCGACGAGCATCGCAGCTATCCCGAGCGGCCGGCCGTCACGGTCCTCACCTTCGTGCCCGGCGATCCGAACGGCTACGGCCGGATCGTGCGCGCCGCCGACGGCGAGGTCGCCGAAATCGTGGAGCACGCCGACGCGACGCCCGAGCAGGCCGCGATCCGTGAGGTCAATTCCGGCGTGTACGCCTTCGACGCCGCCGTGCTGCGCACCATGCTCGGTCGGCTGTCCACCGCCAACGCCCAGCACGAGTTGTATCTGACCGATGTCCTGAAACTCGCCCGTGAGGCCGGGTACCCGGTCAAGGGCGCACGGCTGGTCGATTCGGCGAAGGTCACCGGCGTCAACGACCGGGTGCAGTTGGCCGCGGCGGCGCACACGCTCAACCGCTACATCCTGGAAAGACATATGCGCGCCGGGGTGACCATCGTCGATCCGGCCACCACGTGGATCGACACCGATGTCCGGATCGGCCGCGACACCGTGGTGCGCCCGGGCGTCCAGCTGCTGGGCACGACGGTGATCGGCGAGGACGCCGAAATCGGCCCGGATTCCACCCTGACCAACACCTCGGTCGGCGACGGCGCCCGGGTGATCCGCACGCACGGCGAGGGCGCGACGGTCGACGCGCGTGCGACGGTCGGACCGTTCAGTTATCTGCGGCCGGGTACGGCGCTGGGTGAGTCCGGCAAGATCGGCGCGTTCGTGGAGACCAAGAACGTCGAGATCGGCAGGCATACCAAGGTCCCGCATCTCACCTATATCGGTGACGCCACCATCGGCGACCACAGCAACATCGGAGCATCCAGTGTGTTCGTGAACTACGACGGGGTGCGCAAACACCGCACCGTCGTGGGATCCCACGTACGCACCGGCAGCGATACGATGTTCATTGCACCGGTGACCGTGGGTGACGGCGCATATACCGGAGCAGGTACTGTACTGCGGGAAGACGTTCCGCCCGGCGCGTTGGCAGTGTCCGGGGGGACGCAGCGCAATATCGAGAACTGGGTGCAGCGGAAACGTCCCGGAACCGCTGCAGCAGATGCGGCGGCGAAAGCGCTCGCGGCCGATGAGACACCAGGTCGAGCAACAAAGCTTAAGGATGGCAACCAGCAGTGA
- a CDS encoding TetR/AcrR family transcriptional regulator: MTGTQRRQQLIEIGRALFAERGYDATSIEEIAQRAQVSKPVVYEHFGGKEGLYAVVVDREMSMLLDMITSSLTNNRSRVRLEQVALALLTYIEQRTDGFRILVRDQPVSSTDGRYSSLLNEAVNQVAHLLGGDFERRGFDISLAGLYAQALVGMVATTATWWLDVRSPSKEVVAAHLVNLCWNGLSHLEADPQLSSEWPAITGPPPANSPGGQRSSDNHG, from the coding sequence ATGACCGGTACCCAGCGGCGGCAGCAGTTGATCGAGATCGGCCGGGCCCTGTTCGCCGAGCGCGGCTACGACGCCACCTCGATCGAGGAGATCGCGCAGCGCGCCCAGGTGTCCAAACCCGTCGTCTACGAGCACTTCGGCGGAAAAGAGGGGCTGTACGCCGTCGTCGTCGACCGTGAGATGTCGATGTTGCTCGACATGATCACCTCCTCGCTCACCAACAACAGATCCCGGGTCCGGCTCGAACAGGTGGCGCTGGCGCTGCTCACCTATATCGAGCAGCGCACCGACGGATTCCGCATCCTGGTGCGGGACCAGCCCGTCTCCTCCACCGACGGCCGCTACTCGAGCCTGCTCAACGAAGCGGTCAACCAGGTGGCGCACCTGCTCGGCGGAGACTTCGAACGCCGCGGCTTCGATATCAGCCTGGCCGGCCTGTACGCGCAAGCATTGGTCGGGATGGTGGCCACCACCGCCACCTGGTGGCTCGACGTGCGGAGTCCGTCGAAGGAAGTCGTCGCCGCGCATCTGGTCAACCTGTGCTGGAACGGCCTGAGCCACCTGGAAGCCGACCCCCAGCTCAGTTCGGAATGGCCCGCCATCACCGGGCCGCCGCCGGCGAACTCCCCGGGCGGGCAGCGAAGTTCGGATAACCACGGATGA
- the mfd gene encoding transcription-repair coupling factor, with translation MSAPRPPLAGLAAAAGADTALRTVSGMLGRSPVELVAPAAVRSFVAATMAAQRPVVVVTATGREADDLTVELSEMLGAAVAQFPSWETLPHERLSPGADTVGRRLEVLRRLAHPEDSVFAEPLRVVVTTVRSLMQPMASGLGDIEPIVLRIGGEADFDELVSRLVEFAYTRVDMVGKRGEFAVRGGILDVFPPTADHPVRVEFWGDEITELRSFSVADQRSLGETSVDVVVAPPCRELLLTAAVRERAAAVAAANPADAALVEMLAKLAEGIPVEGMEALLPVLQPGELRLLTELLPDSTHLLVCDPEKVRTRAADLMRTGEEFLEASWTAASFGGAAPLGAHGLDLAASAYRPLTDIRASADQRELPWWTLSPLSAGDPSEVVLPVQSGPTARGSDELVATIFASLRAHVTTGGRAVVVLAGHGTAQRTLERLGEAEVPAAVLPAGEEPAPGVVGVLCGSLHDGVIFGDAGLVVVAESDLTGNRVTAPGDGKRLPAKRRNQVDPLALNAGDMVVHDQHGIGRFVEMIERTVGGARREYLVIEYAPGKRGQPGDRLFVPMESLDQLSRYVGGELPSLSKLGGADWANTKRRARKAVREIAGELVQLYAARQAAPGHAFGPDTPWQREMEDAFVFTETVDQLTAISDVKADMEKAVPMDRVVCGDVGYGKTEIAVRAAFKAVQDGKQVVVLVPTTLLAQQHLQTFTERLAGFPVTVKGLSRFTDPAESREVLAGMAEGEVDIVVGTHRLLQTGVRWKNLGLVIVDEEQRFGVEHKEHIKALRTHVDVLTMSATPIPRTLEMSLAGIREMSTILTPPEERHPVLTYVGGYNDKQVTAAIRRELLRDGQVFYVHNRVSSIEKAAARIRELVPEARVVVAHGQMNEDTLERTVQGFWQREYDVLVCTTIIETGLDISNANTLIVERADALGLSQLHQLRGRVGRSRERGYAYFLYPGEKPLTETAYDRLATIAQNSDLGAGMAVAMKDLEIRGAGNVLGAEQSGHVAGVGFDLYVRLVGEAVEAYRAAADGKPITTEETKEVRIDLPVDAHIPPDYIASDRLRLEAYRKLAAAHDDPALAAVVEELVDRYGPLPVEVGRLVSVAKLRLLAREYEVAEIAVTGTTVKISPLSLPDSKQMRLKRIYPSATYRAASGVVQLPLPRVRDSVGADRLRDVVLLQYLADLLLALDGKAAGAVDLTVATEVSTAR, from the coding sequence ATGTCTGCCCCTCGTCCACCACTGGCGGGACTGGCCGCGGCGGCCGGTGCCGATACCGCGTTGCGGACGGTTTCCGGGATGCTCGGGCGGTCGCCGGTGGAGTTGGTGGCGCCGGCCGCGGTGCGGTCGTTCGTCGCGGCGACCATGGCCGCGCAGCGGCCGGTGGTGGTGGTGACCGCGACCGGCCGGGAAGCCGATGATCTGACTGTCGAGCTCAGCGAGATGCTGGGGGCGGCGGTGGCGCAGTTCCCGTCCTGGGAGACGTTGCCGCACGAGCGGCTGTCGCCGGGGGCCGATACGGTCGGGCGACGGCTCGAGGTGTTGCGGCGGCTGGCTCATCCCGAGGATTCGGTCTTCGCGGAACCGCTGCGGGTGGTGGTGACCACGGTGCGGTCGTTGATGCAGCCGATGGCGAGCGGGTTGGGCGATATCGAGCCGATCGTGTTGCGGATCGGCGGGGAAGCCGATTTCGACGAATTGGTCTCGCGGCTGGTCGAATTCGCGTACACGCGGGTGGACATGGTCGGCAAGCGTGGTGAGTTCGCGGTGCGCGGCGGCATTCTGGACGTGTTCCCGCCGACCGCGGACCATCCGGTCCGGGTGGAGTTCTGGGGCGACGAGATCACCGAGCTGCGGTCGTTCTCGGTGGCCGATCAGCGTTCGCTCGGGGAAACCTCGGTCGACGTCGTGGTCGCGCCGCCGTGCCGGGAACTGTTGCTCACCGCCGCGGTGCGGGAGCGGGCCGCGGCGGTGGCGGCGGCGAACCCGGCGGACGCGGCGCTGGTCGAGATGCTGGCGAAACTGGCCGAGGGCATTCCGGTGGAGGGGATGGAGGCGCTGCTGCCGGTGCTGCAACCGGGGGAGTTGCGGCTGCTCACCGAGCTGTTGCCCGACTCCACCCATCTGCTGGTGTGCGACCCGGAGAAGGTCCGTACCCGGGCGGCCGACCTGATGCGTACCGGGGAAGAGTTTCTGGAAGCGTCGTGGACCGCGGCGTCGTTCGGCGGGGCGGCGCCGCTGGGTGCGCACGGTCTGGATCTCGCGGCCTCGGCGTATCGCCCGCTGACCGATATCCGCGCCAGCGCCGATCAGCGGGAACTGCCGTGGTGGACGTTGAGCCCGTTGTCGGCGGGCGACCCGTCGGAGGTGGTCTTGCCGGTACAGTCCGGGCCCACCGCGCGCGGATCCGACGAGTTGGTCGCGACGATCTTCGCGTCGTTGCGGGCCCATGTCACGACCGGTGGTCGCGCGGTGGTCGTGCTGGCGGGCCACGGCACCGCGCAGCGCACACTGGAACGACTCGGCGAGGCGGAGGTTCCGGCCGCGGTGCTGCCGGCCGGCGAGGAGCCCGCGCCGGGCGTGGTGGGGGTGCTGTGCGGTTCGCTGCACGACGGGGTGATCTTCGGGGACGCGGGCTTGGTGGTGGTCGCGGAATCCGATCTGACCGGTAACCGGGTGACGGCCCCGGGCGACGGGAAACGGCTGCCCGCCAAACGCCGCAACCAGGTGGATCCGCTGGCATTGAACGCCGGGGACATGGTCGTGCACGACCAGCACGGGATCGGCCGGTTCGTGGAGATGATCGAGCGCACGGTGGGCGGCGCGCGGCGCGAATATCTGGTGATCGAGTACGCGCCCGGTAAACGCGGCCAACCCGGGGACCGGTTGTTCGTACCGATGGAATCGCTGGACCAGTTGTCCCGGTATGTGGGTGGGGAACTGCCGAGCCTGTCGAAACTGGGCGGGGCGGACTGGGCGAACACCAAGCGCAGGGCCCGCAAAGCGGTTCGGGAGATCGCCGGCGAGCTGGTGCAGCTGTATGCCGCCCGGCAGGCCGCCCCCGGTCATGCTTTCGGCCCGGACACGCCGTGGCAGCGGGAGATGGAGGACGCGTTCGTCTTCACCGAGACCGTGGATCAGCTCACCGCCATCTCCGATGTGAAGGCGGATATGGAGAAGGCGGTCCCGATGGACCGGGTGGTCTGCGGTGATGTCGGGTACGGCAAAACCGAGATCGCTGTGCGCGCCGCGTTCAAGGCAGTGCAGGACGGCAAGCAGGTGGTGGTGCTGGTGCCGACCACACTGCTGGCCCAGCAGCATCTGCAGACTTTCACCGAACGTCTCGCCGGGTTCCCGGTCACGGTGAAGGGGCTGTCCCGGTTCACCGACCCCGCGGAATCGCGGGAAGTGCTCGCGGGCATGGCCGAGGGCGAGGTCGATATCGTGGTCGGCACGCACCGGCTGTTGCAGACGGGGGTGCGCTGGAAGAACCTCGGGCTGGTCATCGTGGACGAGGAGCAGCGTTTCGGGGTGGAGCACAAGGAACACATCAAGGCGCTGCGTACCCACGTGGACGTCCTGACCATGTCCGCGACCCCGATCCCGCGCACGTTGGAGATGAGTCTGGCCGGTATCCGCGAGATGTCGACCATCCTCACCCCGCCCGAGGAACGCCATCCGGTGCTGACCTATGTCGGCGGTTACAACGACAAACAGGTCACCGCGGCGATTCGGCGCGAGCTGCTGCGCGACGGCCAGGTGTTCTATGTGCACAACCGGGTGTCGTCGATCGAGAAGGCGGCCGCGCGGATCCGGGAGCTGGTTCCCGAGGCCCGGGTCGTGGTGGCGCACGGCCAGATGAACGAGGACACTCTGGAACGCACCGTCCAGGGATTCTGGCAGCGCGAATACGACGTGCTGGTGTGCACGACGATCATCGAGACCGGCCTGGATATCTCCAACGCCAATACTCTGATCGTGGAACGCGCCGATGCGCTGGGTCTTTCTCAGCTGCACCAGTTGCGGGGCCGGGTCGGGCGCAGCCGGGAACGCGGCTACGCCTACTTCCTGTATCCGGGGGAGAAACCGCTCACCGAAACCGCCTACGACCGGCTCGCCACCATCGCGCAGAATTCCGATCTCGGGGCCGGCATGGCCGTGGCCATGAAGGATCTGGAAATCCGCGGTGCGGGCAATGTGCTCGGCGCCGAACAGTCGGGCCATGTGGCGGGCGTGGGTTTCGACCTGTACGTACGACTCGTCGGCGAAGCGGTGGAGGCATACCGGGCGGCCGCCGACGGGAAACCGATCACCACCGAGGAGACCAAAGAGGTCCGGATCGACCTACCGGTGGACGCGCATATTCCGCCCGATTACATCGCCAGCGACCGGCTGCGGCTGGAGGCCTACCGCAAACTCGCTGCCGCTCACGACGATCCGGCGCTGGCGGCGGTGGTCGAGGAACTCGTGGACCGGTACGGGCCGCTGCCCGTCGAAGTGGGCCGGTTGGTCTCGGTGGCCAAACTGCGGCTGCTGGCGCGCGAGTACGAGGTCGCCGAGATCGCGGTGACCGGTACGACGGTGAAGATCTCGCCGCTGTCGCTGCCCGATTCGAAACAGATGCGGCTCAAGCGGATATACCCGAGCGCGACCTACCGCGCCGCCAGTGGGGTGGTCCAGTTGCCGCTGCCGCGGGTGCGCGACAGTGTGGGCGCCGACCGGCTGCGCGACGTCGTGCTGCTGCAGTACCTGGCGGATCTGCTGCTCGCGCTGGACGGAAAGGCCGCCGGCGCTGTGGACCTCACTGTGGCGACCGAGGTGTCCACGGCGCGATGA
- a CDS encoding MazG family protein: MLESETATVAAGLAEAVEVMDRLWRFGGWEVTQTHDSLRPYLLEETYELLDAIQHEDTGTIREELGDLLLQVLFHSRIAEAAGEFTIDDVAAALVAKLVNRSPHLSGEAAAFGFDSAASVTDKVAAQEKAWEERKSVEKARRSCLDGIAMAQPALALAEKVRSRSARAGLPDELIPESLRVIRLGGPESAEESLRKQTLAFAATIRRAEDAAEAAREARLPLSAADWRRYWSAERRLDHRP, encoded by the coding sequence ATGCTCGAATCGGAAACAGCCACCGTGGCGGCGGGGTTGGCCGAGGCGGTCGAGGTGATGGACCGGCTGTGGCGGTTCGGTGGCTGGGAGGTCACCCAGACCCACGATTCGCTGCGTCCGTACCTGCTGGAGGAGACCTACGAACTGCTCGACGCGATCCAGCACGAGGACACCGGGACCATCCGCGAGGAACTGGGTGATCTTCTGCTGCAGGTGCTGTTCCATTCGCGAATCGCGGAGGCCGCGGGGGAATTCACCATCGACGATGTGGCCGCCGCGCTGGTGGCCAAACTGGTGAACCGCAGCCCGCATCTGTCCGGGGAGGCGGCGGCGTTCGGCTTCGACTCCGCAGCGTCGGTGACGGACAAGGTCGCCGCGCAGGAAAAAGCTTGGGAAGAGCGTAAATCCGTGGAGAAGGCCCGGCGGTCCTGCCTGGACGGTATCGCCATGGCACAGCCCGCGTTGGCGCTGGCGGAGAAGGTCCGATCTCGCAGTGCCCGGGCCGGGCTACCGGACGAGCTGATCCCGGAGAGCCTTCGCGTGATCCGGCTGGGCGGCCCGGAGAGCGCGGAAGAAAGCTTGCGCAAGCAGACCCTCGCCTTCGCCGCGACGATCCGTCGGGCGGAGGACGCCGCCGAAGCCGCCCGGGAGGCGCGCCTGCCGCTGTCCGCCGCGGACTGGCGCAGGTACTGGTCGGCCGAGCGCCGCCTCGATCACCGACCGTGA
- a CDS encoding TerD family protein, with the protein MSVNLAKGGNVSLSKQAPNLTKIAVGLGWDVRTTMGADYDLDASALATGPSLKVLSDQHFVFYNNLRSPEGSIEHTGDNLTGEGDGDDEVINVDLANTPETITNIFFPVSIHDADQRGQSFGQIRNAYIRVTDLNTGAELARYDLSEDASSETAMVFGELYRRQGEWKFRAIGQGYASGLAGIARDYGVNV; encoded by the coding sequence ATGAGCGTCAACCTGGCCAAGGGCGGAAATGTCTCGCTGTCCAAACAGGCCCCCAACCTGACCAAGATCGCCGTCGGCCTCGGCTGGGATGTGCGCACCACCATGGGCGCCGATTACGACCTGGACGCCAGCGCCCTGGCGACCGGCCCGAGCCTGAAGGTTCTCTCGGACCAGCATTTCGTGTTCTACAACAACCTCCGCTCACCGGAGGGCTCCATCGAACACACCGGCGACAATCTGACCGGTGAGGGCGATGGTGACGACGAGGTGATCAATGTCGATCTGGCGAATACGCCCGAAACGATCACCAATATCTTCTTCCCGGTATCCATTCACGACGCCGACCAGCGCGGCCAGTCCTTCGGCCAGATCCGCAACGCCTATATCCGCGTAACCGATCTGAACACCGGCGCCGAACTGGCCCGGTACGACCTGTCCGAGGACGCCTCCTCCGAAACCGCCATGGTGTTCGGCGAGCTCTATCGCCGGCAGGGTGAATGGAAGTTCCGCGCGATCGGCCAGGGCTACGCCTCGGGTCTGGCGGGTATAGCGCGCGACTACGGAGTCAATGTCTGA
- a CDS encoding TetR/AcrR family transcriptional regulator, which produces MARQARAEITRDSVLAGAADVFLRLGYANASLSEIIAQSNVTKGALYFHFGSKEELARAVVDQGNERLVASCKGFFDSRVPALEAAIGITYVVADLSMNDPMVGAMLKLTHQIGDYRGANGDNIAKTWGETYRLLSERAITQGDLLPELDPETIGLLLYGLTTGIHIVAVGTESVDQMAARMERAWYFILPSIVPDDKIAYFREFAARRLRRYVP; this is translated from the coding sequence ATGGCTAGGCAAGCGCGCGCGGAGATCACTCGCGATTCCGTGCTGGCGGGCGCTGCCGACGTCTTTCTGCGCTTGGGCTACGCCAACGCGAGCCTCAGCGAGATCATCGCGCAGTCCAATGTGACCAAGGGCGCCTTGTACTTTCACTTCGGGTCCAAGGAAGAACTGGCCCGCGCCGTGGTCGATCAGGGCAACGAGCGACTCGTCGCATCCTGCAAAGGATTCTTCGACTCCCGAGTCCCGGCACTGGAAGCGGCGATAGGGATCACCTATGTGGTGGCCGACCTGTCGATGAACGACCCGATGGTCGGCGCCATGCTCAAACTCACCCACCAGATCGGCGACTACCGCGGCGCGAACGGCGACAATATCGCCAAAACCTGGGGCGAGACCTACCGGCTCCTGTCCGAACGCGCGATCACCCAGGGCGACCTGCTGCCCGAGCTGGACCCGGAGACGATCGGCCTGCTGCTGTACGGGCTCACCACCGGCATCCACATCGTCGCGGTGGGCACCGAATCGGTCGATCAGATGGCCGCCCGGATGGAACGGGCCTGGTATTTCATACTCCCGTCGATCGTCCCCGACGACAAGATCGCCTATTTCCGGGAGTTCGCGGCCCGGCGGTTGCGTCGGTACGTGCCGTAA